GAGCGCGCCCCGTTCGATCACCCGTCCCTCGACGTCCCGAACGGCCCTCGCCTCGCCGCGGTGGGCGCCGAAGGTCACGGCGTCTGCCCCTGATTAGGCCGGCGCGGATCGGAAGAGCAGCCCACAGCTCTGCTCCGAAGCTCGCCTCCGCTTCGAGCGTCCTCGCTTCGGTCGCCGCTGCGTCGCGGTCGCCCTCGAGCACGGCGGCGCCTCCGATGCAGCCCAGCACGTAGCAGCGGAGGAGGCCGAGCGGGCCGCGTGCCGTGTGCAAGCTGCGACGAGACGCTGCGAGCAGCTCCATTCGTGCGACGTGCGCGGCGGCGGCGTCACCGTCGTAGAGCGCGCACTCGCACGCGCCGCACCGCGGCGACGGCGCGGAACTCGCGCTTGAAGCGATAGAGCGAGTCGGCGTCGACGTGGACGAGCCGCTTGAGCGCGACGACCGCCCCGCGCTCGGTGTCGCGAGCCTCGAAGACCCGCCCGAACGCGCCGGCGCCGAGCTCGCGGAGCAGCTCGAATCGTCCTCCGAGGAGCGGTGTGTCCGCGACCGACACGGCCGCAGGTTACGGTGGCGGCCGGCGCCAGGCGAGCGTTCCTGCCGGCCCCGAACGACGCGGCGCGCGGCGCCCGACTTTTTTCGTCACCATCGCCCGCGACCGGCGCCTTCTTCTTCGAGAACGGAGGCTACGATGGCGATCTTGATCGACGAAGCGATGGATGTCCGGAGCGCAGCGAGCGGCGATCGTGTCGCCTTCGCGCGCCTCGTCGACGCGACGAAGCACGTCGTGACGTCGATCGCGCTCGGGATCTTGCGCGATCTCCGCGCGAGCGAGGACGTCGCGCAGGAGGTCTACCTCCAGGCGTGGAACGATCTCCCGTCGCTGCGGCGCGCGGAGAGCTTCCTGCCCTGGCTCCGGCAGCTCACGCGCCATGAGGCGCTGACGCGCGCGCGGTCGCGGCGGCGCTACGAGAAGCGGCACGCGCCGTGGGACGCGGAGGCGAGCGAGCGCGCCGCGGAGACGAGCGCGGAGGACGCCGCGATCTCGGAGGAGGAGCGGCTCGTCCTCGAGGAGGCGCTCGCGGCGATGCCCGACGACGCACGCGACGTGCTCCTCCTCTTCTACCGCGAGGGGCAGTCGGTCCGTCAGGTCGCGCGCCTCCTCGGTCTGAGCGAGTCGGCGGTGAAGAAGCGGCTCGAGCGCGCGCGCGGCGCGCTCCGTGAAGGCGTCGAGGCGCGCTTCGCCGCGGTCGCGGGCAGGAGCGCGGCCGGCGTCGCGTTCGTCGCCGCGGTCGCCGGGAGCCTCGCGTTCGCGGCGCCCACGACCGCCGCCGCGGCCACCGTGCTCCTCCCGAACGCAGGGAAGACCG
This region of Labilithrix sp. genomic DNA includes:
- a CDS encoding sigma-70 family RNA polymerase sigma factor, yielding MAILIDEAMDVRSAASGDRVAFARLVDATKHVVTSIALGILRDLRASEDVAQEVYLQAWNDLPSLRRAESFLPWLRQLTRHEALTRARSRRRYEKRHAPWDAEASERAAETSAEDAAISEEERLVLEEALAAMPDDARDVLLLFYREGQSVRQVARLLGLSESAVKKRLERARGALREGVEARFAAVAGRSAAGVAFVAAVAGSLAFAAPTTAAAATVLLPNAGKTALAMLAPAAVVTATALPRTRYGLVALLLPTFSMVALALSVVLVAIVFLLVRPLLKSAIDERERRELRRFRLVAAALVVGFHASVLGSVVGMPWLGDLGSGLGLLLSWIGFGIGGGVLFSHRLPKILERRRQREKETDPAAFVAAERRRRLRSWIILALAIAAFVGAFELIVYRV